Proteins co-encoded in one Thamnophis elegans isolate rThaEle1 chromosome 1, rThaEle1.pri, whole genome shotgun sequence genomic window:
- the LOC116513655 gene encoding SCAN domain-containing protein 3-like has product MGRYIFGGGGQADVLHLFLAFHWYFLIFTVVGVGVYCFCSNLTHKLAKQMSLESFLGKKKRPSEETEEEPSASKKYKTFNRQYNESYLKYGFIGIGDSHAPTPLCIVCGERLSNEAMKPSKLLRHLNAKHPGLKDKPLQYFERKKREHKGEKIFLRATTAIKENALRASYLVANRIAKAKKPFTIGEELILPSTKDICRELLGEAAVKKVANVPLSASTVTRRIDEIAEDIETQLLERINTSPWYALQVDESTDIDNKAILLVYVRYLYREDVHEDLLCALSLPTNTTGAELFKSLDGYISGQLKWSFCVGICTDGAAAMTGRLSGLTARIKEVAPECESTHCIIHREMLASRKMSPEFNSVFNDTVKVINHIKANALNSRLFEQLCEEMDTEHRCLLLHTEIRWLSRGKSLSRVFELREPLQRFLSEKKSPLAAHFSDKVWLAKLAYLCDIFSLLNELNLSLQGKMTTVFKLADKVAAFKAKLELWGRRVNRGILDMFQTLAGILGETEPERSFSQLVHDHMSLLLEEFERYFPTTKDPRTGKEWIRDPFVNKPDECSMSVQEEDQLLEIANDGGLKTAFETTTLPVFWIKVMAEYPEIATTALKSLLPFPTSYLCEAGFSAVTATKTKQRNKLDISKTLRVSLSPITPRWNRLVAEKQAQGSH; this is encoded by the coding sequence ATGGGTCGGtacatttttggggggggagggcaagcTGATGTTTTGCATCTTTTTCTCGCTTTTCACtggtactttctcatttttacagtgGTTGGTGTAGGTGTATATTGTTTTTGCTCAAATTTAACCCACAAATTAGCGAAACAGATGTCGTTAGAAAGTttccttgggaaaaagaaaaggcccagtgaagagacagaagaagagccTTCAGCATCAAAGAAATATAAAACTTTTAACAGACAATACAATGAGTCCTACTTGAAATATGGATTTATCGGGATAGGTGATTCCCACGCGCCAACCCCGCTCTGCATAGTTTGTGGTGAGCGGCTCTCTAATGAGGCAATGAAACCCTCAAAACTGCTTCGCCACTTGAATGCCAAGCACCCTGGATTAAAAGACAAACCCCTgcagtattttgaaagaaaaaaaagggaacacAAAGGAGAGAAGATATTTCTGAGGGCCACCACAGCAATAAAGGAGAATGCTCTGAGAGCATCATATTTGGTGGCTAACCGTATTGCTAAGGCTAAAAAGCCATTCACTATTGGTGAAGAATTGATCTTGCCCTCCACTAAAGACATTTGTCGTGAACTTTTAGGAGAGGCTGCTGTAAAAAAGGTAGCAAATGTGCCTTTGTCGGCTAGCACCGTGACTAGGCGCATTGATGAAATAGCTGAAGACATTGAGACACAATTGTTGGAGAGGATTAATACATCACCGTGGTACGCACTACAGGTTGATGAATCTACAGATATTGACAACAAGGCAATACTACTTGTTTATGTGCGATATCTTTATCGGGAGGATGTGCATGAGGATTTATTATGTGCACTATCTTTGCCAACCAACACCACAGGAGCAGAACTGTTCAAGTCACTGGATGGTTATATATCAGGACAACTAAAATGGTCCTTTTGTGTCGGCATATGCACAGACGGAGCTGCTGCCATGACCGGACGGCTGTCTGGTTTAACCGCTCGGATTAAGGAGGTTGCACCTGAGTGCGAATCTACACATTGTATCATTCACAGGGAAATGCTGGCAAGCCGAAAAATGTCACCAGAATTTAACAGTGTATTTAATGATACGGTTAAAGTTATTAACCACATCAAAGCAAACGCCCTTAACTCGCGTCTATTTGAGCAGCTTTGTGAGGAGATGGACACAGAGCACAGATGCCTTCTCTTACACACAGAAATAAGATGGTTATCCAGAGGCAAATCACTATCCAGGGTGTTTGAATTAAGAGAGCCATTGCAAAGATTTCTCTCAGAAAAGAAGTCACCACTGGCAGCACATTTCAGTGACAAGGTATGGCTTGCAAAACTGGCTTACCTGTGTGACATATTTAGCCTGCTCAATGAACTCAATCTGTCCCTTCAGGGGAAAATGACAACTGTTTTCAAGTTGGCTGACAAAGTAGCTGCATTTAAAGCCAAACTGGAGTTGTGGGGACGGCGTGTGAACAGAGGCATTTTGGACATGTTTCAGACATTAGCGGGGATTTTAGGAGAGACTGAGCCTGAGCGTTCATTCTCCCAGTTGGTGCACGATCACATGTCTTTGCTTTTAGAAGAGTTTGAGCGCTACTTCCCAACCACAAAAGACCCACGAACTGGTAAGGAATGGATCCGCGACCCATTTGTCAACAAACCAGATGAATGTAGCATGTCTGTACAAGAAGAAGATCAACTGCTGGAGATTGCAAATGACGGCGGCCTTAAAACTGCATTTGAGACAACAACTCTGCCGGTGTTCTGGATTAAAGTCATGGCGGAATATCCTGAGATTGCCACTACAGCTCTTAAGTCCCTTTTGCCTTTTCCAACATCCTATCTGTGTGAAGCAGGGTTTTCTGCAGTGAcagcaaccaaaacaaaacaacgaaATAAACTGGACATAAGCAAGACACTTCGGGTGTCATTGTCTCCTATTACCCCCAGATGGAACCGTCTCGTTGCAGAAAAACAAGCTCAGGGTTCTCATTGA